The following DNA comes from Candidatus Methylomirabilis sp..
GGCGATGTAGAGCCCCGCGTAGTCCGCCTCGGCCTCGAAGCCCTTCGAGAAGGCCCGCCCCGCCAGCTCGCTGAACATCCCGGTGTAAATGCCCGTCGTCCCCGCGATCAGGACATCCAACAGCATGCCGGGGACGCGGTTCACCCGCTGCTTCGAGATATGCCCCAGGGCGTTGTGGGCGATTTCGTGCCCCACGACCAGGGCCAGCTCGCCGTCGGTCCGGGCGAAGCGGACCATTCCGGTCGTGAGGATGACCCGCTTCCCGTCCGCGAAGGCGTTCACGTCGTCGGCGTTCACAAGATGAACGGAGAAGGTGCACCCCGGGACGCCGGGCACGGTGAGATCCCGGACTTCGCCCTCCCGCTCGATCTGCAGGCGCAGGGGTTGCTCCGCCGGGAGACCCGGCTCGTCCACGATCTTCATCGCCTCGGCCGTGGTCTTGCCCTTCAGGAGCCGGTCGTTGATCGCCAGGACCTGGTCGCCCACCCGAAGGTCCCCGGCGGCGGGGAAGTCGGGATGCACGGTGCGCACCGCGACCCGATCGCCCACGCCGAGCTGGCGCGCCGCCACCTCCTCGAAATCCTTCCCGAGGAGCTTCCCGTACAGCGTCTTCTCGTGCAACTCGAAGCCATACAGGGGCCGGATGTTCTCCCCGCACAGCTCCGCCGCGCCCGTGAGGAGCGGGACGGAGACCCGCGCGAGGCGATCCTCCCGCTCCAGGAACGCGGAGAGGGCCATCTCCTGCTGCTT
Coding sequences within:
- a CDS encoding M48 family metallopeptidase; amino-acid sequence: MSTPRQRPASSSTSPSASTRWRRIVNALLLVAGLLVAAAGCGPSLKEVAVSEAAAQTEREKQQEMALSAFLEREDRLARVSVPLLTGAAELCGENIRPLYGFELHEKTLYGKLLGKDFEEVAARQLGVGDRVAVRTVHPDFPAAGDLRVGDQVLAINDRLLKGKTTAEAMKIVDEPGLPAEQPLRLQIEREGEVRDLTVPGVPGCTFSVHLVNADDVNAFADGKRVILTTGMVRFARTDGELALVVGHEIAHNALGHISKQRVNRVPGMLLDVLIAGTTGIYTGMFSELAGRAFSKGFEAEADYAGLYIAARAGHDIGDAADFWRRMAAEHPGSIKKNFLASHPSAPERFVAIESTVREIEEKRQRGEPLLPELKK